ACACCCACGTGGCCCCCCTACCCGCTCGCCGGGTACGGGGGCCGCGTCGTGCGGTGACCGGTCCGGTCCGCTAGCCGCGGTCGCGCTGGTGGACGCGGGCCAGGAGCAGGTTCGGGTCCTGGCCGGTGAAGTACGCGGCGCTGGTGACGTAGGCGGTGCGGCCGCGTACGGCCACGGAGGTGGGGTTGGACAGCCCGTCCTGCCGGGTGAGGACGATCTTGTGGGTGCCGTCGGGGCGGACCAGGGCGATCCGGTTGCCGACGAGCAGGGCGGCGAGGACGGTGTCCCGGTGCCGCTCGACGAAACCGAAGTCGTCGATCCCGGCCAGGCCGCTGGCCCGGGTCCGGATCGCTCCGGCGGAGCCGTTCTCGCGCACGGGGATGCGCAGCAGGGTCGCGGCGTCGCTGTTGGAGACCCACACGGCGTCGTGGTGGACCCGCAGGCCGTTGGCTCCGATGCCGGACGCGGGGGGCGCGGTGCCGGGTTCGAGTTCGGCTCCGGTGGCCCAGAGCGTGGGCTCGCCGCCCGCGCGCGGGACGCGCCAGACGGCGCCCAGGACGGAGTCCGCGGCGTAGAGCACGCCCCGGCGCTCGTCGAGGGCGAGGCCGTTGGGGAAGCCCTTCGGCGGGAGCTTGGCGATCTGCCGGGGTGCGCTGCCGTCGGGGGCGATGCGCCAGATGCCGGTCTTGGCGGTGCCGGTGGCGTAGGTGACGTAGAGGGTGCCGTCCTCGGCGCGGGCGATGCCGAGGACGACGGCCGCGCCGACGACGGGGGTGCTCGGGTTCGCGACGGCGGGCAGGGTGGCGAGGATCCGCGTCCGGCCCTCCCGGGTGACGTTGGCGACCTGCCGGGCGCCCGCGAACGTCAGGTCGGCGGAACCGTCGGGTTCGAGCGCGATGTTCTCCGGTGTCTGTCCCTCGGCGAAGTCGAAGTGGGCGACGACGCGCGGGGCGGAGACGGCCGGCTCGCCGCCCGCGGCGGGAGCCGTGGCGAGCAGGCCGAGGGCGAGAGCGGCGGCGGCGGTGCCCGCCAGGCGTGGGAGTCGGGGCAGTCGGGGCATGGGCCTGTGGACCTCTTCGGGAGGGGGGCGGGGGTGCGCCGCCGGGCGGCGGCCAGACGACCATGGCGGTGCCTGGGCGGTGGCCGCCGCCGTCGCGGCCGGGCGTTCGCCCACGTGGCCCAGGGCATGGACCCGGCTGCCGCTCACGCGGGTGACCCGGCATGCCGCAGACTGTCCCGTGCGGACCGACACTCGACCGGTAAGGAAGCACAGCGTGATCATCTTCGGCACCAAGGGATACCTCTACCAACTGGCGATACTGACGCTGCTGTGCGGGAGCTGCGGCAACCCCGCCGCGCACACGCTCAGGAAGCGGGTCACGAAGTTCACGCTGTTCTTCGTGCCGCTGTTCCCGTTCTCGACGAAGTACGGGACGCAGTGCACGTTCTGCGGCGCCGAGCAGAAGGCGACGAAGGAGCAGGCGGACCAGTTGCTGGCGCAGAGCGCGGGCGCCGGCGGGGGCCAGCAGTACGGGCAGCCTCAGCAGCAGCCGTACCAGAACTGACGGCCGGCCCGCCTCGTCCGCCTCGGCCTCACGGTGTGAGTCCGGCCCGGTCGCAGGCGGCCCGGAGTTCACGGGTGCAGATCTGGCCGGCGGTGTAGACGCCGGCCTTGATCAGCGTCCGCCGGATGTCCTGGGCCGTGACCGCGGTCGGGGTGAGCAGGACGGCCGGGATGTCCTTGGTGGTGGGGCTGTCGATGGTCGTCGTGGCGCTGTCGCCGGGGTCCTCGCCGCGTCCGACGGCGACGGCCATGGCGGCGACGGCGGCGGTCTCCTTCGCGAACGACTTGTACACCGTCATGTACTGCTCGCCCTTGACGATGCGCCGTACGGCGTCGAGGTCGGCGTCCTGGCCGGTGACGGGCGGGAACGTGGTGACGCCGGCTCTCTTGAGGGCGGCGACGACGCCCGCGGCGATGGAGTCGTTGGCGGCGAGGACGCCGTCGATGCGGTCCGGGCCCAGGGCCGCGATGGCGGCGGACATGTTGACGTGGGCGTTCTGCGTGCTCCAGTCCAGGGTGTTGTAGGACCGGCCGATCCTCACCTCGCCGGTGAGGGCGGACAGCGCGCCCTCGCGGTACAGGGCCGCGTTGGCGCTGGTCGGGTCGCCGTTCACCATGACGACCGTCGGGCGCCCGGACTTGTTCTCCGTGGCCTTCAGGAGCGCCTCGCCCTGGAGCCGGCCGACCTGGAGGCCGTCGAAGCCGACGAAGCCTGCGATCGGGCCTTCGGCGAGGCGGTCGTAGGCGATCACCGGGACGCCCGCCCGGCGTGCCTCCTGGATCGAGGAGCGCATGGCCCGGGTGTCGGCGGCGTCCAGGATCAGGACCTTGGCGCCCTTGGTGACCATGGAGATCAACTGACCGCGCTGGCGGGTCACGTCGTTCTCGGCGTTGGCGTACTCCACCGTGCAGGCGGGGCACAGCTTCTTCACCTGGGCCACGATCAGCGGCCGGTCCGAGTGTTCCCAGCGCGGGACGGCGCGGCTCGGCAGCAGCAGGCCGACGGTGAAGCCCTCGCCCCCCGTGTCGTTGTCTCCGCCGCAGGCGGCCAGGGGCATCGTCATCAGTGCCGCGGCGAACAGCGCGGCGATGTGCCGGCGTCGGTTTCTCATGGCGCTCTCTCCGGTTCGGCGATCCCGCCCGGTACGGTGATCTCGCTCCACACCTGTTTGCCGCCGGCCACCGGGACCGAGCCGAAGGACTCCGACATCGCCTCGACCAGGAGCAGGCCTCGGCCGCCGGTCGACTCCCAGTCGACGATCACCGGTTTGGCGGGCGCGCGCGGCGAGGAGTCGCTCACGCTGACGCGCACCCGGTCCCCGCGCAGGACGAGGTCGACGCGGACCGGGCCCTGGGTGTGCACCAGGGCGTTGGTGACGAGTTCGGAGACGACCAGCAGCACCGCGTCGGCGGCCTCCTGGACCTGCCAGCGGCGCAGGGTGCGCGCGGTGAAGCGGCGGGCGTGCATGACGGCGTCGGGCAGCCGCCACACCATCCAGCCGGCCCGGATCGGGCGGGTCTCCATGCCGTCGTAGCGCAGGAGCAGCAGCGCCACGTCGTCCTCCCGGCGGCCGAGGTCGCCGAGGAGGGCGTCGGCCATGATCCCCGGGTCTGCGGGGTCGGCGGCGGCGAGGGCGACGCGGGTGCGGCGCATGCCCTCGTCCAGGGGCAGGTCGGCTGCCTCGACCAGGCCGTCGGTGACCAGGGCGATGACCGTGCCGGGGGTCAGTGCGACGGCCGTCATGGGGAAGTCCGCCTCCGCGAGGATGCCCAGCGGGGGCCCGCCGGCGACCTCGACCTCCTCGGTGGATCCGTCGGGGTGGCGCAGCAGGGGCGAGAGGTGGCCGGCCCGGACGAAGAGGGTGTTGCCCTCCTCCATGTCCAGTTCGGCGTAGCAGCAGGTGGCGAACAGGTCGGTCTCCATGGCGACGAGGAGCCGGTTGGCGTGGGAGACGACCACGTCGGGCGGGTGGCCCTCCATGGCGTAGGCGCGGACCGCCGTACGCATCTGGCCCATGATCGTCGCGGCTCCGGCGCTGTGTCCCTGGACGTCGCCGATGACGAGGGCCACCCGGTCCTCGGAGAGGGCGATGACGTCGTACCAGTCGCCGCCCACCTGGAGGCCGCGGCGGGCGGGCAGGTAGCGGGCGACGGCGGTGCCGCCGGGGAGTTCGGGCAGCCGCCGGGGCAGCAGGCTGCGCTGGAGCATCGTCGCGAGTTCCTGCTCGGCGTCGTGGGCGTGGGCGCGTTTGAGGGCCTGGCCGACGAGGGCGGCGGTGGCGGTGAGCAGGGACCGCTCCACGGGGACGAACTCGTGCGGCTGGTCCCAGCCGACCAGGCACACGCCGGCGACCCGGCCCTTGGCGGGGAGCGGCAGGACGGCGAGGCCGCCGGCGCCGATGCCGGCCAGGCCGGGTTCGAGGACGGTGCCGGCGGGCCACAGGTCCATCCGGCCGTCCCGCAGGGCCGCCTGGAGGGTGGGCAGGGCGCGCAGCGGGGCGTCGGGCCATTCGGTGCGCCACTCGGTGCCCCAGACCTGCGGCCAGGCGGTGGCCTGGGGCGGGTCGAGGACGGTGACCATGAGCCGGTCGTCCTGGAGCGCGGCGAGGGCCACCCGGTCGGCGGCCAGCGGCTCGCGCAGGGCGGAGACCACGACGCGGCCGACGTCGCGGACGGTCGCGGCGTCGTCGAGGGCGGCGGTCAGCCACTGGATGCGGGCGAC
The Streptomyces sp. NBC_01485 genome window above contains:
- a CDS encoding SMP-30/gluconolactonase/LRE family protein, with translation MPRLPRLPRLAGTAAAALALGLLATAPAAGGEPAVSAPRVVAHFDFAEGQTPENIALEPDGSADLTFAGARQVANVTREGRTRILATLPAVANPSTPVVGAAVVLGIARAEDGTLYVTYATGTAKTGIWRIAPDGSAPRQIAKLPPKGFPNGLALDERRGVLYAADSVLGAVWRVPRAGGEPTLWATGAELEPGTAPPASGIGANGLRVHHDAVWVSNSDAATLLRIPVRENGSAGAIRTRASGLAGIDDFGFVERHRDTVLAALLVGNRIALVRPDGTHKIVLTRQDGLSNPTSVAVRGRTAYVTSAAYFTGQDPNLLLARVHQRDRG
- a CDS encoding zinc-ribbon domain-containing protein — protein: MIIFGTKGYLYQLAILTLLCGSCGNPAAHTLRKRVTKFTLFFVPLFPFSTKYGTQCTFCGAEQKATKEQADQLLAQSAGAGGGQQYGQPQQQPYQN
- a CDS encoding sugar ABC transporter substrate-binding protein produces the protein MRNRRRHIAALFAAALMTMPLAACGGDNDTGGEGFTVGLLLPSRAVPRWEHSDRPLIVAQVKKLCPACTVEYANAENDVTRQRGQLISMVTKGAKVLILDAADTRAMRSSIQEARRAGVPVIAYDRLAEGPIAGFVGFDGLQVGRLQGEALLKATENKSGRPTVVMVNGDPTSANAALYREGALSALTGEVRIGRSYNTLDWSTQNAHVNMSAAIAALGPDRIDGVLAANDSIAAGVVAALKRAGVTTFPPVTGQDADLDAVRRIVKGEQYMTVYKSFAKETAAVAAMAVAVGRGEDPGDSATTTIDSPTTKDIPAVLLTPTAVTAQDIRRTLIKAGVYTAGQICTRELRAACDRAGLTP
- a CDS encoding SpoIIE family protein phosphatase, which produces MRTCLDRALTIAGATLAAVYASGAGDKELRLVDTSGGTPSGSAPPEHLPLSGDSPAARALRTDRPVWLTAGTPLAALPLGPEGGRLGCLLVMSASADGFETEQRRFLERFADAVAALLPPGADPPRPTPLLAPALRSLRIGFFVLFPDTGLIEADDILLDLVGITPDDFDGKADTLLAHALPEDMHALMSVLEPSGQASGRRDLEFRVRGPTGEMRWLSLSCRVEAATADGPEQVLGVVTATPVLRRGDDDVARIQWLTAALDDAATVRDVGRVVVSALREPLAADRVALAALQDDRLMVTVLDPPQATAWPQVWGTEWRTEWPDAPLRALPTLQAALRDGRMDLWPAGTVLEPGLAGIGAGGLAVLPLPAKGRVAGVCLVGWDQPHEFVPVERSLLTATAALVGQALKRAHAHDAEQELATMLQRSLLPRRLPELPGGTAVARYLPARRGLQVGGDWYDVIALSEDRVALVIGDVQGHSAGAATIMGQMRTAVRAYAMEGHPPDVVVSHANRLLVAMETDLFATCCYAELDMEEGNTLFVRAGHLSPLLRHPDGSTEEVEVAGGPPLGILAEADFPMTAVALTPGTVIALVTDGLVEAADLPLDEGMRRTRVALAAADPADPGIMADALLGDLGRREDDVALLLLRYDGMETRPIRAGWMVWRLPDAVMHARRFTARTLRRWQVQEAADAVLLVVSELVTNALVHTQGPVRVDLVLRGDRVRVSVSDSSPRAPAKPVIVDWESTGGRGLLLVEAMSESFGSVPVAGGKQVWSEITVPGGIAEPERAP